Proteins from a genomic interval of Nasonia vitripennis strain AsymCx chromosome 3, Nvit_psr_1.1, whole genome shotgun sequence:
- the Y-e gene encoding yellow-e isoform X2, with translation MPRLLLLRENWISLALSQSQCKFASFLVIGLLCIWQCRADVLETVAQWPLMNFAFPYDPSFLELFQPENVVPTGLEIGWHRIFLAIPRLRAGVPATITFMPRDVPVGSTPHLQAYPSWDWHSAGKGDFNCSKLISVYRVRADRCNRLWVLDSGINTSIDDFTVACPPKILIFDLQSDQLVRIITFPREAVRPNSLFTNIVIDDTTATTCDDVYAYITDTTGPGLVVLEGATDRSWRFLHASMLPHPDYATYQIGRDSFELFDGIVGLAFSPRLAMVYYQPLATDRLFSVPTSVLRAGPPAFGDNLPVTLIGRKSSQGIGLSVDTRDDTIIFSPLTETAIAAWKPQTNSQRILAYSPELLQFAAEVRWVDRDNGNIWALTTRFQKFFKKQVNPRDVNIRVLRIRSEDIVPQAPYLLRHFNYNPHRASFYNRTLGFL, from the exons ATGCCTCGGCTACTCCTGCTTCGAGAAAATTGGATCAGCCTAGCGCTCAGTCAGTCGCAGTG CAAGTTCGCGTCGTTCCTCGTAATCGGCCTGCTCTGCATCTGGCAATGCAGAGCCGATGTTCTGGAGACGGTGGCGCAGTGGCCGCTGATGAACTTCGCTTTTCCTTACGATCCGAGCTTCCTCGAGCTTTTCCAGCCGGAAAATGTGGTCCCGACCGGTCTGGAGATCGGTTGGCACAGAATCTTCCTGGCTATTCCCAGGTTGAGAGCTGGAGTACCTGCTACCATCACCTTCATGCCGAGGGATGTTCCCGTGGGGAGTACACCGCATTTGCAG GCTTATCCATCCTGGGACTGGCACAGCGCGGGCAAAGGTGATTTCAACTGCTCCAAGTTGATTTCCGTGTACCGAGTCCGTGCCGATCGTTGCAATCGGCTCTGGGTCCTGGACAGTGGAATCAACACATCGATCGACGACTTCACCGTGGCTTGTCCACCGAAAATCCTTATCTTCGATCTCCAGTCGGATCAGCTCGTTCGGATCATAACTTTCCCTCGCGAG GCTGTGAGGCCGAATTCGCTTTTTACCAACATCGTTATCGACGACACGACAGCGACTACCTGCGACGACGTTTACGCTTACATCACCGATACAACGGGACCTG GACTAGTCGTACTCGAGGGAGCCACCGACAGAAGCTGGCGATTCCTCCACGCCTCTATGCTGCCCCATCCCGATTACGCGACCTATCAG ATCGGCAGAGACTCCTTCGAGCTGTTCGACGGAATCGTGGGTCTGGCCTTCTCTCCGAGACTGGCAATGGTATACTACCAGCCTCTGGCCACCGATCGCTTGTTCAGCGTACCGACATCGGTACTGAGGGCGGGACCTCCTGCCTTTGGCGATAACTTACCGGTTACGCTTATCGGACGCAAGTCCAGTCAGGGAATCGGTCTGTCGGTCGATACGCGGGACGATACCATCATCTTCTCGCCCCTCACAGAGACGGCTATCGCTGCTTGGAAACCGCAAACCAATTCGCAGAG GATCTTGGCATACAGCCCGGAGCTGCTACAGTTCGCCGCTGAGGTCAGGTGGGTGGATCGCGACAACGGCAACATCTGGGCGCTAACAACGAGGTTCCAGAAGTTCTTCAAGAAGCAAGTCAATCCGCGCGACGTCAATATTCGCGTTCTCAGGATCCGTTCGGAAGATATCGTTCCTCAAGCTCCCTACCTCTTGAGACACTTCAATTACAATCCGCACCGCGCGAGTTTCTACAATCGAACCCTTGGATTTTTG TAA
- the Y-e gene encoding yellow-e isoform X1, protein MPRLLLLRENWISLALSQSQCKFASFLVIGLLCIWQCRADVLETVAQWPLMNFAFPYDPSFLELFQPENVVPTGLEIGWHRIFLAIPRLRAGVPATITFMPRDVPVGSTPHLQAYPSWDWHSAGKGDFNCSKLISVYRVRADRCNRLWVLDSGINTSIDDFTVACPPKILIFDLQSDQLVRIITFPREAVRPNSLFTNIVIDDTTATTCDDVYAYITDTTGPGLVVLEGATDRSWRFLHASMLPHPDYATYQIGRDSFELFDGIVGLAFSPRLAMVYYQPLATDRLFSVPTSVLRAGPPAFGDNLPVTLIGRKSSQGIGLSVDTRDDTIIFSPLTETAIAAWKPQTNSQRILAYSPELLQFAAEVRWVDRDNGNIWALTTRFQKFFKKQVNPRDVNIRVLRIRSEDIVPQAPYLLRHFNYNPHRASFYNRTLGFL, encoded by the exons ATGCCTCGGCTACTCCTGCTTCGAGAAAATTGGATCAGCCTAGCGCTCAGTCAGTCGCAGTG CAAGTTCGCGTCGTTCCTCGTAATCGGCCTGCTCTGCATCTGGCAATGCAGAGCCGATGTTCTGGAGACGGTGGCGCAGTGGCCGCTGATGAACTTCGCTTTTCCTTACGATCCGAGCTTCCTCGAGCTTTTCCAGCCGGAAAATGTGGTCCCGACCGGTCTGGAGATCGGTTGGCACAGAATCTTCCTGGCTATTCCCAGGTTGAGAGCTGGAGTACCTGCTACCATCACCTTCATGCCGAGGGATGTTCCCGTGGGGAGTACACCGCATTTGCAG GCTTATCCATCCTGGGACTGGCACAGCGCGGGCAAAGGTGATTTCAACTGCTCCAAGTTGATTTCCGTGTACCGAGTCCGTGCCGATCGTTGCAATCGGCTCTGGGTCCTGGACAGTGGAATCAACACATCGATCGACGACTTCACCGTGGCTTGTCCACCGAAAATCCTTATCTTCGATCTCCAGTCGGATCAGCTCGTTCGGATCATAACTTTCCCTCGCGAG GCTGTGAGGCCGAATTCGCTTTTTACCAACATCGTTATCGACGACACGACAGCGACTACCTGCGACGACGTTTACGCTTACATCACCGATACAACGGGACCTG GACTAGTCGTACTCGAGGGAGCCACCGACAGAAGCTGGCGATTCCTCCACGCCTCTATGCTGCCCCATCCCGATTACGCGACCTATCAG ATCGGCAGAGACTCCTTCGAGCTGTTCGACGGAATCGTGGGTCTGGCCTTCTCTCCGAGACTGGCAATGGTATACTACCAGCCTCTGGCCACCGATCGCTTGTTCAGCGTACCGACATCGGTACTGAGGGCGGGACCTCCTGCCTTTGGCGATAACTTACCGGTTACGCTTATCGGACGCAAGTCCAGTCAGGGAATCGGTCTGTCGGTCGATACGCGGGACGATACCATCATCTTCTCGCCCCTCACAGAGACGGCTATCGCTGCTTGGAAACCGCAAACCAATTCGCAGAG GATCTTGGCATACAGCCCGGAGCTGCTACAGTTCGCCGCTGAGGTCAGGTGGGTGGATCGCGACAACGGCAACATCTGGGCGCTAACAACGAGGTTCCAGAAGTTCTTCAAGAAGCAAGTCAATCCGCGCGACGTCAATATTCGCGTTCTCAGGATCCGTTCGGAAGATATCGTTCCTCAAGCTCCCTACCTCTTGAGACACTTCAATTACAATCCGCACCGCGCGAGTTTCTACAATCGAACCCTTGGATTTTTGTAA
- the Y-e gene encoding yellow-e isoform X3 — protein sequence MFYLQFKMFTSPRRECQAKFASFLVIGLLCIWQCRADVLETVAQWPLMNFAFPYDPSFLELFQPENVVPTGLEIGWHRIFLAIPRLRAGVPATITFMPRDVPVGSTPHLQAYPSWDWHSAGKGDFNCSKLISVYRVRADRCNRLWVLDSGINTSIDDFTVACPPKILIFDLQSDQLVRIITFPREAVRPNSLFTNIVIDDTTATTCDDVYAYITDTTGPGLVVLEGATDRSWRFLHASMLPHPDYATYQIGRDSFELFDGIVGLAFSPRLAMVYYQPLATDRLFSVPTSVLRAGPPAFGDNLPVTLIGRKSSQGIGLSVDTRDDTIIFSPLTETAIAAWKPQTNSQRILAYSPELLQFAAEVRWVDRDNGNIWALTTRFQKFFKKQVNPRDVNIRVLRIRSEDIVPQAPYLLRHFNYNPHRASFYNRTLGFL from the exons ATGTTCTATCtacaatttaaaatgtttacgAGTCCACGGCGCGAATGTCAAGC CAAGTTCGCGTCGTTCCTCGTAATCGGCCTGCTCTGCATCTGGCAATGCAGAGCCGATGTTCTGGAGACGGTGGCGCAGTGGCCGCTGATGAACTTCGCTTTTCCTTACGATCCGAGCTTCCTCGAGCTTTTCCAGCCGGAAAATGTGGTCCCGACCGGTCTGGAGATCGGTTGGCACAGAATCTTCCTGGCTATTCCCAGGTTGAGAGCTGGAGTACCTGCTACCATCACCTTCATGCCGAGGGATGTTCCCGTGGGGAGTACACCGCATTTGCAG GCTTATCCATCCTGGGACTGGCACAGCGCGGGCAAAGGTGATTTCAACTGCTCCAAGTTGATTTCCGTGTACCGAGTCCGTGCCGATCGTTGCAATCGGCTCTGGGTCCTGGACAGTGGAATCAACACATCGATCGACGACTTCACCGTGGCTTGTCCACCGAAAATCCTTATCTTCGATCTCCAGTCGGATCAGCTCGTTCGGATCATAACTTTCCCTCGCGAG GCTGTGAGGCCGAATTCGCTTTTTACCAACATCGTTATCGACGACACGACAGCGACTACCTGCGACGACGTTTACGCTTACATCACCGATACAACGGGACCTG GACTAGTCGTACTCGAGGGAGCCACCGACAGAAGCTGGCGATTCCTCCACGCCTCTATGCTGCCCCATCCCGATTACGCGACCTATCAG ATCGGCAGAGACTCCTTCGAGCTGTTCGACGGAATCGTGGGTCTGGCCTTCTCTCCGAGACTGGCAATGGTATACTACCAGCCTCTGGCCACCGATCGCTTGTTCAGCGTACCGACATCGGTACTGAGGGCGGGACCTCCTGCCTTTGGCGATAACTTACCGGTTACGCTTATCGGACGCAAGTCCAGTCAGGGAATCGGTCTGTCGGTCGATACGCGGGACGATACCATCATCTTCTCGCCCCTCACAGAGACGGCTATCGCTGCTTGGAAACCGCAAACCAATTCGCAGAG GATCTTGGCATACAGCCCGGAGCTGCTACAGTTCGCCGCTGAGGTCAGGTGGGTGGATCGCGACAACGGCAACATCTGGGCGCTAACAACGAGGTTCCAGAAGTTCTTCAAGAAGCAAGTCAATCCGCGCGACGTCAATATTCGCGTTCTCAGGATCCGTTCGGAAGATATCGTTCCTCAAGCTCCCTACCTCTTGAGACACTTCAATTACAATCCGCACCGCGCGAGTTTCTACAATCGAACCCTTGGATTTTTGTAA
- the Y-e gene encoding yellow-e precursor, which translates to MGKFASFLVIGLLCIWQCRADVLETVAQWPLMNFAFPYDPSFLELFQPENVVPTGLEIGWHRIFLAIPRLRAGVPATITFMPRDVPVGSTPHLQAYPSWDWHSAGKGDFNCSKLISVYRVRADRCNRLWVLDSGINTSIDDFTVACPPKILIFDLQSDQLVRIITFPREAVRPNSLFTNIVIDDTTATTCDDVYAYITDTTGPGLVVLEGATDRSWRFLHASMLPHPDYATYQIGRDSFELFDGIVGLAFSPRLAMVYYQPLATDRLFSVPTSVLRAGPPAFGDNLPVTLIGRKSSQGIGLSVDTRDDTIIFSPLTETAIAAWKPQTNSQRILAYSPELLQFAAEVRWVDRDNGNIWALTTRFQKFFKKQVNPRDVNIRVLRIRSEDIVPQAPYLLRHFNYNPHRASFYNRTLGFL; encoded by the exons atgGG CAAGTTCGCGTCGTTCCTCGTAATCGGCCTGCTCTGCATCTGGCAATGCAGAGCCGATGTTCTGGAGACGGTGGCGCAGTGGCCGCTGATGAACTTCGCTTTTCCTTACGATCCGAGCTTCCTCGAGCTTTTCCAGCCGGAAAATGTGGTCCCGACCGGTCTGGAGATCGGTTGGCACAGAATCTTCCTGGCTATTCCCAGGTTGAGAGCTGGAGTACCTGCTACCATCACCTTCATGCCGAGGGATGTTCCCGTGGGGAGTACACCGCATTTGCAG GCTTATCCATCCTGGGACTGGCACAGCGCGGGCAAAGGTGATTTCAACTGCTCCAAGTTGATTTCCGTGTACCGAGTCCGTGCCGATCGTTGCAATCGGCTCTGGGTCCTGGACAGTGGAATCAACACATCGATCGACGACTTCACCGTGGCTTGTCCACCGAAAATCCTTATCTTCGATCTCCAGTCGGATCAGCTCGTTCGGATCATAACTTTCCCTCGCGAG GCTGTGAGGCCGAATTCGCTTTTTACCAACATCGTTATCGACGACACGACAGCGACTACCTGCGACGACGTTTACGCTTACATCACCGATACAACGGGACCTG GACTAGTCGTACTCGAGGGAGCCACCGACAGAAGCTGGCGATTCCTCCACGCCTCTATGCTGCCCCATCCCGATTACGCGACCTATCAG ATCGGCAGAGACTCCTTCGAGCTGTTCGACGGAATCGTGGGTCTGGCCTTCTCTCCGAGACTGGCAATGGTATACTACCAGCCTCTGGCCACCGATCGCTTGTTCAGCGTACCGACATCGGTACTGAGGGCGGGACCTCCTGCCTTTGGCGATAACTTACCGGTTACGCTTATCGGACGCAAGTCCAGTCAGGGAATCGGTCTGTCGGTCGATACGCGGGACGATACCATCATCTTCTCGCCCCTCACAGAGACGGCTATCGCTGCTTGGAAACCGCAAACCAATTCGCAGAG GATCTTGGCATACAGCCCGGAGCTGCTACAGTTCGCCGCTGAGGTCAGGTGGGTGGATCGCGACAACGGCAACATCTGGGCGCTAACAACGAGGTTCCAGAAGTTCTTCAAGAAGCAAGTCAATCCGCGCGACGTCAATATTCGCGTTCTCAGGATCCGTTCGGAAGATATCGTTCCTCAAGCTCCCTACCTCTTGAGACACTTCAATTACAATCCGCACCGCGCGAGTTTCTACAATCGAACCCTTGGATTTTTGTAA
- the Y-g2b gene encoding yellow-g2b precursor: protein MWSLSLLSLIAALGIVAGYDAYSGEKPVCKNVKWTGGDSISWPCSTTKQLYKSSAKFVSKNMLATRVAVHNDNAYVAMPRFKSGIPFTLGKVNLKSKGCEANLAPFPCWSVQEEGNCAALQSAVDIFLDTNDILWVLDTGIVHSLDEPLRRCPPKVVAFNVKTGKLVKTVDLSPLATNTSRLQYVVADYAKNGHVFIYVSDAANRAILVFDVTSSRCYRVVLPRAVTFGCARRDVLTLALIHRPDGTGCLVFSYFGGKHIYSIKTCYLQNGSANGKVADIGPKRGKFVFLGTDNGTAIFFRREGESDIYRWDLLRCPTKNNIQKVYEGNKCELPTHVVPDYKRGRMRVLESNFPDYFQGTVGCGANHALNIF, encoded by the exons atgtgGAGCTTGTCGTTATTGTCGCTGATAGCGGCGTTGGGAATCGTTGCAGGATACGACGCGTATTCGGGTGAGAAACCGGTTTGCAAGAACGTCAAATGGACCGGTGGAGATTCCATAAGTTGGCCCTGTTCCACCACCAAACAGCTCTACAAGTCGAGTGCGAAGTTCGTCAGCAAGAATATGCTGGCGACTCGTGTTGCTGTTCACAATGATAATGCCTACGTCGCCATGCCAAG ATTCAAGAGTGGAATACCCTTTACTTTGGGCAAAGTCAATCTGAAGAGTAAAGGATGCGAGGCGAATCTGGCACCGTTTCCCTGCTGGTCTGTACAAGAGGAAGGAAACTGTGCAGCTCTTCAAAGTGCTGTTGATATATTTCTCGATACCAATGACATTCTATGGGTGCTGGATACCGGTATTGTTCACTCTCTGGACGAGCCTCTTCGACGATGCCCACCCAAAGTCGTTGCTTTTAACGTCAAGACTGGAAAG TTGGTGAAGACGGTGGACCTCAGCCCTCTGGCCACCAACACGTCCCGCCTGCAGTACGTGGTAGCCGACTACGCTAAAAACGGCCACGTCTTCATCTACGTATCCGACGCCGCCAATCGTGCTATCCTAGTGTTCGACGTCACATCTAGTCGCTGTTACCGGGTCGTCCTCCCCAGAGCCGTGACCTTCGGCTGTGCTCGCAGAGACGTCCTCACCCTGGCCCTGATCCATCGCCCCGATGGTACTGGTTGCCTCGTTTTCTCCTACTTCGGCGGTAAACATATCTACTCCATCAAGACGTGTTATCTGCAAAACGGCTCGGCCAACGGCAAAGTCGCCGATATCGGTCCCAAGAGGGGCAAGTTCGTGTTCCTGGGTACGGATAATGGCACTGCTATATTCTTCCGAAGGGAGGGCGAGTCCGATATCTACAGGTGGGACCTGTTGCGCTGCCCGACGAAGAACAATATCCAGAAGGTGTACGAGGGTAATAAGTGCGAGTTGCCGACTCATGTTGTGCCTGATTACAAGAGGGGCAGGATGAGGGTGTTGGAGTCGAATTTCCCGGATTACTTCCAGGGTACCGTTGGCTGCGGGGCTAATCACGCtctgaatattttttag
- the LOC100119831 gene encoding protein yellow — MFRYLAVVVLAVAAASAYEVERCEGRDVKWTGGNSIAWPSQMAKSIYTNTGIYVGKNILATRTAIYRDEAIVTLPRFKHGVPITLGKVNLKSKACDTKLSPFPCWSVQEEGNCEALQSAVDLFLDSNDILWVLDTGIVDSAEQPIRRCPPKVVAFNVRTEKLVKSIDLSPLVTPTSRLQYVVADYSHDGRAFIYVSDAANRAILVYDVTSGHGYRVVLPRTVLAGCARKDVLYIALIRRADGSSCLIFTYLSGKNLFSIRTEYLQSGHTHGRVEDLGRKPQNLVLLGTDNGSALFFRNEGEAGIYRIDMTNCLAVSNAIMVYQGKDCDLPTHVAADYKRGRMRLLESNFPDFFQGTVGCGASQALNLI; from the exons ATGTTCCGATACTTGGCGGTTGTCGTGTTGGCCGTAGCCGCGGCTTCGGCTTACGAGGTCGAAAGGTGCGAGGGTAGAGACGTCAAGTGGACAGGCGGTAATTCCATCGCTTGGCCCTCACAAATGGCCAAGTCGATCTACACGAACACCGGCATCTACGTCGGCAAGAACATCCTGGCCACGCGCACCGCCATTTACCGGGACGAGGCTATCGTGACCCTTCCAAG ATTCAAGCATGGCGTACCGATCACCCTCGGCAAGGTGAATCTCAAGAGCAAGGCTTGCGATACCAAGCTGTCTCCGTTCCCCTGTTGGTCCGTCCAAGAGGAAGGCAACTGCGAAGCCCTTCAGAGCGCCGTTGACCTGTTCCTCGACTCGAACGACATCCTCTGGGTACTGGACACCGGTATCGTCGACTCCGCCGAGCAGCCGATCCGCAGGTGTCCACCCAAGGTCGTCGCCTTCAACGTCAGAACCGAGAAG CTGGTGAAATCGATCGACCTGAGCCCGCTGGTAACGCCGACCTCGCGTCTGCAGTACGTGGTGGCCGACTACAGCCACGACGGTCGTGCCTTCATCTACGTATCCGACGCTGCCAACCGAGCCATCCTCGTCTACGACGTGACCTCCGGTCACGGATACCGCGTTGTTCTGCCCAGAACAGTGCTGGCCGGTTGCGCTCGTAAGGACGTCCTCTACATCGCCCTGATCCGCCGAGCCGATGGTAGCAGCTGCTTGATCTTCACCTATCTCAGCGGCAAGAACCTGTTCTCCATCAGAACCGAGTACCTGCAGAGCGGACATACCCACGGTCGCGTCGAGGATTTGGGACGCAAACCTCAGAACCTGGTTCTCTTGGGTACCGACAACGGTAGCGCCCTGTTCTTCAGAAACGAGGGCGAGGCTGGCATCTACAGGATCGACATGACCAACTGTCTGGCGGTGTCTAACGCTATTATGGTCTACCAAGGCAAGGATTGCGACCTGCCGACCCATGTCGCTGCTGACTACAAGAGGGGTAGGATGAGGCTGCTGGAGTCTAACTTCCCAGACTTTTTCCAGGGTACCGTTGGCTGCGGTGCCAGTCAGGCTCTTAACCTTATTTAA